Proteins from a genomic interval of Anatilimnocola floriformis:
- a CDS encoding glycosyltransferase family 4 protein, whose amino-acid sequence MSGTLPNPARAARESLSAEPAENGAAETAPRIAIVSRRLWPLAGEAERDVLRLATELQEQGARPTLVTARWQKEWSERTTLRGIPLTRLPWPATPGWGMLRYLYSLSRFLRQNQTQFDGVVVQGLRAEAYAALISLGAKGPPIVLRATEAGDYGEVAWQRQARFGGRIAAKCQQAEAIVAASSFVAAELQAANYSADKLHVFPPLASQEHLPRSEEERESARKALVNVNHDLHVVGGAPIAVCILPLQRDRGLENVVRSWIPIQQRWPHARLWILGDGPDREPLFRLICDLDLRYRVVIPGAFDYWEDLLAAADMLIAPAPQPSTSTVLREGLAAGMAVIASDQPEHRQLITPEKNGLLYATAERGSLSQCISRLIENEDLRKGLGDAAKASYARQETSESHWLRTWFATRRLRK is encoded by the coding sequence ATGTCCGGCACGCTGCCAAATCCCGCTCGCGCGGCGCGCGAATCTCTCTCGGCAGAGCCTGCAGAAAATGGGGCTGCCGAAACGGCGCCGCGGATCGCCATTGTCAGCCGTCGTTTGTGGCCGCTCGCCGGTGAAGCCGAACGCGATGTGCTGCGGCTCGCGACCGAACTGCAAGAGCAAGGTGCGCGGCCAACGCTGGTTACCGCGCGCTGGCAAAAAGAGTGGTCCGAGCGAACCACACTGCGCGGTATTCCCCTCACGCGTTTACCATGGCCGGCGACTCCTGGCTGGGGCATGCTTCGATACCTGTATTCGCTGTCGCGATTCTTGCGGCAGAATCAAACGCAGTTCGATGGCGTGGTGGTGCAAGGCCTGCGGGCCGAAGCTTATGCCGCGCTGATTTCGCTCGGCGCGAAGGGCCCGCCGATCGTTTTGCGCGCGACCGAAGCGGGCGATTACGGCGAAGTGGCCTGGCAACGGCAAGCCCGCTTCGGCGGACGGATTGCAGCGAAGTGTCAGCAGGCCGAGGCGATTGTCGCGGCTTCGTCGTTTGTAGCCGCTGAACTGCAAGCGGCGAATTATTCGGCTGACAAGCTCCACGTCTTTCCACCGCTTGCCAGCCAGGAACATTTGCCGCGGAGCGAAGAAGAGCGCGAATCGGCCCGCAAAGCGCTCGTGAATGTGAATCACGATTTGCATGTCGTGGGCGGGGCGCCGATCGCGGTTTGCATTTTGCCGCTGCAGCGCGACCGCGGCTTGGAAAACGTGGTGCGATCCTGGATTCCGATTCAGCAGCGCTGGCCGCATGCCCGGCTGTGGATTCTCGGCGACGGCCCCGATCGCGAGCCGCTGTTCAGACTGATCTGCGATCTTGATTTGCGATATCGAGTCGTCATTCCCGGCGCGTTCGACTATTGGGAAGATCTGCTCGCCGCCGCCGATATGCTCATCGCCCCCGCCCCGCAACCAAGCACGAGCACGGTGCTGCGCGAAGGCCTGGCCGCGGGCATGGCGGTGATCGCCAGCGATCAGCCGGAACATCGGCAACTGATCACACCCGAGAAAAACGGCTTGCTTTATGCGACGGCTGAGCGCGGTTCGCTGTCGCAGTGCATCTCGCGATTGATCGAGAACGAAGACCTGCGAAAGGGTCTAGGCGACGCGGCGAAAGCATCTTACGCGCGGCAAGAAACGAGCGAGTCGCACTGGCTGCGAACTTGGTTCGCAACCAGGCGACTCCGGAAGTGA
- the hpt gene encoding hypoxanthine phosphoribosyltransferase — protein MKILVTEQQIQDSINKVAEDIRAREAGKPLTVIAIMTGSIVFLADLMRKLDLPMRVGVVQTSSYKGGTTRGTLTINSDMMLDVEGRDVLLVDDIFDTGHTLEKVIEMIDELRPKSIKSAVLLLKRGRQEVTMRPDYVGFEIPDEFVVGYGLDYRDMYRNLPYLAALEESDLVDHA, from the coding sequence GTGAAGATTCTGGTCACTGAACAGCAGATTCAGGACTCTATTAATAAGGTTGCCGAGGACATTCGTGCGCGGGAGGCGGGCAAACCGCTGACCGTCATCGCGATCATGACCGGCAGCATCGTATTTCTGGCCGATCTGATGCGCAAGCTCGATCTGCCGATGCGCGTCGGCGTGGTGCAAACCAGCAGCTACAAAGGGGGCACCACCCGCGGCACACTGACGATCAACTCCGACATGATGCTCGACGTCGAAGGACGCGACGTATTGCTCGTCGACGATATTTTCGACACCGGCCATACGCTGGAAAAAGTCATCGAGATGATCGACGAGCTCCGGCCGAAGTCGATCAAGAGCGCGGTGCTGCTGCTGAAGCGTGGCCGGCAGGAAGTGACTATGCGGCCCGATTATGTGGGCTTTGAAATTCCCGACGAGTTCGTCGTAGGCTACGGTTTGGATTATCGTGACATGTATCGCAATCTTCCCTACCTGGCCGCGCTCGAAGAGAGCGACTTGGTCGATCACGCCTAG
- a CDS encoding helix-turn-helix domain-containing protein, which yields MPRALALAVRRAIWRRSKNGQSVALIAQELELCERTVRSFLQRLRARGEAALAANYQACGRERSQDAEVVRRRTLRLREQHRRWGAERLRIELTRWFVAAQLPSTRTLQRWLRTTRPAPSGRRQGTRVTRAEQPHHVWQIDAAEQKRLASGAPVSWLRVADECSGAVLMSFVFSPRSLHAGSRGSRAGLFAAGF from the coding sequence ATGCCTCGTGCTTTGGCTTTGGCGGTTCGGCGGGCGATTTGGCGACGATCTAAGAATGGGCAGTCGGTGGCGCTCATCGCCCAGGAGTTGGAGTTGTGCGAGCGGACGGTGAGGAGCTTTTTGCAGCGGTTGCGGGCGCGGGGCGAGGCTGCGTTGGCGGCCAATTATCAGGCGTGCGGCAGAGAGCGTTCGCAGGATGCGGAAGTGGTGCGGCGGCGAACATTGCGATTGCGTGAGCAGCATCGGCGCTGGGGCGCTGAGCGTTTGCGAATTGAATTAACGCGGTGGTTTGTTGCGGCTCAACTTCCCAGCACGCGCACATTGCAGCGCTGGTTGCGGACCACGCGGCCTGCGCCGAGTGGTCGTCGCCAGGGCACGCGCGTGACGCGAGCAGAGCAGCCGCACCACGTTTGGCAGATTGATGCTGCGGAGCAGAAGCGACTGGCCAGCGGCGCGCCGGTGTCGTGGTTGCGCGTGGCCGATGAGTGCAGCGGCGCGGTGCTAATGTCGTTTGTTTTTTCCCCTCGGTCACTTCACGCAGGTTCCCGTGGTTCGCGTGCAGGCCTGTTTGCGGCAGGTTTTTAG
- a CDS encoding DUF1559 domain-containing protein, with protein sequence MMGFGAAELTIMLMFLGGFGLPLGVPPAPENPAMHYVAPEKCVLYSSWAGMATPDASSANQTEQLFAEAEIQEFGKSLEKTIGLAVRHFAQQNGDPKADLMAKVIPNWTKTVITRPAAVFATKIEMAGGKLAFEGGLLLDAGATEAPLLADGLIQMMKSPDHPPQMVKIGAVQVAQFAPLKGSPVEAEISIGAAGPYVLIGFGKGSVAGMMDRVRAKQVPAWLAAIGTRLPVERRASISYLNTKAISQAFLPLAGPDGEKVAKALGLEQIGELVSVTGLDKDGMVSRSLLKIDGNTTGLLALIDTAGIKAEQVAFLPKDATFATAFTLNTQQVYSFAAHLVSQLDPNGGEEFEEMAKGFRQNFGMRLQEDVLASLGETWTLSMSPTDGLLGVIATVEVKDPIKLNQFVERVTGMFSDGPPGAAPRIDTAQFQGNAIRSVAVPGMPFRPAWSISGNRLIIALAPQSIKAQLGAKATETGLFNTPAYAAAFQGDSRVIALSHQDSAKIFETTYGYLNMFLPMMLDARSPFDEGPPTPQFFDFATLPSSRSIHRHLRPSTSITKRATDGIETESRQTFPTLNVGTSGPIAVALLLPAVQASRAAAQRMQSSNNLKQQMLGLLNYHDTFLHMPPAYSVSKDKDKKPLLSWRVHILPFVEQLPLYEQFKLDEPWDSPHNIKLLDKMPQVYRSPGSSAAPGKTTYLAVGGPKGMLGKPDAMGRGITLAAVTDGTSNTVAIVEAGDGRAIEWTKPDEFVPEEKDPMKGLAGPFPGGFLAAFCDGHVQFIKLKIDPVNVWRVFDRDDGQPFNIDD encoded by the coding sequence ATGATGGGCTTTGGGGCTGCTGAACTCACAATCATGCTGATGTTCTTGGGAGGCTTCGGCCTGCCGCTGGGAGTGCCGCCGGCGCCCGAGAATCCAGCCATGCATTACGTCGCGCCGGAGAAGTGCGTGCTGTACTCGAGTTGGGCTGGCATGGCCACGCCCGATGCGTCGAGCGCCAATCAAACGGAGCAGCTCTTTGCCGAAGCTGAGATTCAGGAATTCGGCAAGTCGCTCGAGAAGACCATTGGCTTGGCCGTGCGGCACTTCGCGCAGCAAAACGGCGATCCCAAAGCCGACCTGATGGCAAAGGTGATTCCCAACTGGACGAAGACAGTTATCACGCGGCCGGCGGCGGTCTTCGCCACGAAGATCGAAATGGCTGGCGGCAAGCTGGCCTTCGAAGGTGGGCTGTTGCTCGATGCCGGCGCGACCGAAGCGCCGCTCCTCGCCGATGGTCTCATTCAAATGATGAAGTCCCCCGACCATCCGCCACAGATGGTGAAGATCGGCGCGGTGCAAGTCGCGCAGTTTGCGCCGCTCAAAGGTTCGCCCGTGGAAGCCGAGATTTCGATCGGCGCTGCAGGACCGTATGTGCTGATTGGTTTCGGCAAAGGTTCGGTCGCTGGCATGATGGACCGCGTCCGCGCGAAGCAAGTGCCGGCCTGGCTGGCTGCGATCGGCACGCGCTTGCCCGTCGAGCGCCGCGCCAGCATTTCCTACCTCAATACCAAAGCGATCTCGCAGGCCTTTTTGCCACTGGCTGGTCCCGATGGCGAGAAGGTAGCGAAGGCGCTCGGCCTCGAGCAGATTGGCGAATTGGTGTCGGTCACCGGGCTGGATAAGGACGGCATGGTCAGCCGCAGCTTGCTCAAGATCGACGGCAATACGACGGGCCTCCTCGCGCTGATCGATACGGCAGGGATCAAAGCCGAGCAGGTGGCGTTCTTGCCGAAGGATGCGACGTTTGCCACGGCGTTCACGCTCAACACGCAACAGGTTTACAGCTTTGCGGCGCACCTGGTTTCGCAACTCGATCCGAACGGCGGCGAAGAATTCGAAGAGATGGCGAAAGGCTTTCGGCAGAATTTCGGCATGCGATTGCAGGAAGATGTGCTGGCTTCGCTGGGCGAAACGTGGACCCTGTCGATGTCGCCCACCGATGGTTTGCTCGGCGTGATTGCGACCGTCGAAGTGAAAGACCCGATCAAGCTGAATCAATTTGTCGAGCGCGTTACGGGCATGTTCAGCGATGGTCCGCCAGGGGCTGCTCCACGGATCGATACCGCACAGTTCCAAGGCAACGCGATTCGCAGCGTAGCCGTGCCCGGCATGCCGTTTCGGCCGGCCTGGTCGATCTCGGGCAATCGCTTGATCATCGCCCTCGCGCCGCAATCGATCAAAGCGCAGCTCGGGGCGAAGGCGACCGAAACCGGGCTGTTCAACACGCCCGCATATGCTGCGGCCTTTCAAGGTGATTCGCGCGTGATCGCGCTCTCGCATCAGGACTCGGCGAAGATTTTTGAAACGACCTACGGCTATCTGAATATGTTTTTGCCGATGATGCTCGACGCCCGGAGCCCGTTTGACGAAGGTCCACCGACACCGCAATTCTTCGACTTCGCCACGTTGCCGTCGTCGCGGTCGATTCATCGCCACTTGCGGCCGAGCACGTCGATCACCAAGCGCGCGACCGACGGCATTGAAACGGAGTCGCGACAAACGTTTCCGACGCTGAACGTCGGCACTTCGGGGCCGATCGCGGTCGCACTGCTGTTGCCCGCCGTGCAAGCTTCGCGGGCGGCGGCGCAGCGGATGCAATCGTCGAACAACCTGAAGCAGCAGATGCTGGGGTTGCTGAATTATCACGACACGTTTCTGCACATGCCGCCGGCGTATAGCGTAAGCAAGGACAAGGACAAGAAGCCGCTGCTGAGTTGGCGCGTACACATCCTGCCATTCGTCGAGCAGCTTCCGCTCTACGAACAGTTCAAACTTGACGAGCCGTGGGATAGCCCGCACAACATCAAGTTGCTCGACAAGATGCCGCAGGTTTATCGCTCACCGGGAAGCTCGGCTGCGCCGGGGAAGACGACTTACCTGGCCGTTGGCGGCCCGAAAGGCATGCTGGGCAAGCCCGACGCCATGGGTCGTGGAATCACGCTCGCCGCCGTCACCGACGGCACGTCGAACACGGTCGCCATTGTCGAAGCGGGCGATGGGCGAGCGATCGAATGGACCAAGCCCGACGAATTTGTGCCGGAAGAAAAAGATCCGATGAAGGGTTTGGCGGGGCCGTTTCCAGGCGGTTTTCTCGCCGCGTTTTGCGATGGCCACGTGCAGTTCATCAAACTCAAGATCGACCCAGTCAACGTGTGGCGTGTCTTTGACCGAGACGATGGTCAGCCGTTTAACATTGATGATTAG
- the hemC gene encoding hydroxymethylbilane synthase — MGVSSSQPRIRLGTRSSPLARWQAEWVSARLAALGIAVEMIHITTQGDVKTGPLGQIGGQGLFTKEIQRALLDNEIDLAVHSLKDLPTAEVPGLAIAAVPARESVNDVLVGPFRLLDELPEGARIGTGSLRRRAQLLNQRPDLKLLEIRGNVDTRLKKLDAGDYDAIVLAQAGLSRLGLADRITYIIPPQVMLPAVGQGALGLETRADDTTTRQLLQPLNHPTTFAAITAERTLLNSLRAGCLAPVGAWARLEKNLLQMDAVVLHPDGTAKLTATGTAPASDAALLGQRVADDLLSRGATELITAARGNA; from the coding sequence ATGGGAGTCAGCAGTAGTCAGCCGCGCATTCGTCTCGGCACGCGTTCGAGTCCTCTCGCACGCTGGCAAGCCGAATGGGTCTCCGCGCGACTCGCCGCGCTGGGCATCGCAGTCGAGATGATCCACATCACCACCCAGGGCGATGTAAAGACCGGTCCGCTCGGCCAGATCGGCGGACAAGGACTCTTCACCAAAGAAATCCAGCGCGCTCTACTCGACAATGAGATCGATCTCGCAGTTCACAGCCTGAAAGACTTGCCGACTGCTGAAGTGCCGGGACTGGCGATCGCCGCTGTGCCTGCTCGCGAAAGTGTGAACGATGTGCTCGTCGGGCCGTTTCGGCTGCTCGATGAATTGCCCGAAGGAGCTCGCATTGGCACCGGCAGTCTCCGCCGGCGGGCACAGCTTCTCAATCAACGCCCCGATCTGAAACTCCTCGAAATCCGCGGCAATGTCGATACGCGTTTGAAAAAACTCGACGCCGGCGACTACGACGCCATCGTCCTCGCGCAAGCGGGACTCTCGCGCCTCGGCCTCGCCGATCGCATTACTTACATCATTCCACCCCAAGTCATGCTCCCCGCCGTCGGCCAGGGCGCGCTCGGTTTGGAAACACGCGCCGACGACACCACGACCCGCCAACTGCTGCAGCCACTCAATCATCCCACTACGTTCGCTGCCATCACTGCCGAGCGCACGCTGCTGAACTCTCTTCGCGCGGGTTGCCTCGCGCCGGTCGGCGCTTGGGCGCGGCTCGAAAAGAACTTGCTGCAGATGGATGCCGTCGTGCTTCATCCCGATGGCACGGCCAAACTCACCGCCACGGGAACTGCCCCAGCCTCCGATGCCGCGCTCCTTGGCCAACGCGTCGCCGATGACCTGCTCAGCCGCGGCGCCACCGAGTTGATCACCGCCGCCCGTGGCAATGCTTGA
- the aroE gene encoding shikimate dehydrogenase, whose amino-acid sequence MICVSIGRGRHRYLIAEHKHLAEIGAKLVELRLDYVQSKVNLNRLLPERPCPVVITCRREADGGKWAHSEEQRQMLLRQAIVAGIEYVDLEEDIASKIPRFGKTKRIISYHNFRETPEDLAGLHARLAALDADVVKIATMVNHPHDNLRLLRLCRDSKIPTVAIGMGEIGTPSRVLAKRFGAPFTYATFHAERALAPGQLSFQQMKEIYRYEQINADTEFYGVVADPVAQSLSPLIHNAGFAHLKLNKVYLPFRVSSDQLPSFLADCAELGVKGLSVTIPHKEEILKHIKQADEATQRIGACNTVVFKPEGATGFNTDYRAAMACIDQAFGGDENNPALNGKTMLVLGAGGVSRALVYGLKRRAADVVIASRTDEKAEQLAAAFQARSVPWENRHTIRPLLVVNGTPVGMHPVVDETPFDTRHVTHEMTVFDTVYNPEQTLLIKQAREIGSHTITGIDMFVGQAALQFKLFTGQPAPLELMRQVVRRAISAAKT is encoded by the coding sequence ATGATTTGCGTCAGTATTGGCCGCGGCCGCCACCGCTACTTGATTGCCGAGCACAAACACCTGGCCGAGATTGGCGCAAAGCTTGTCGAGCTGCGGCTCGATTACGTCCAAAGCAAAGTCAATCTCAACCGCTTGCTGCCGGAACGGCCTTGCCCGGTTGTTATCACCTGCCGCCGCGAAGCCGATGGCGGCAAGTGGGCGCACAGCGAAGAGCAACGACAGATGTTGCTGCGACAAGCGATTGTCGCCGGCATTGAATATGTCGATCTCGAAGAAGACATCGCCAGCAAGATTCCGCGTTTCGGCAAAACAAAGCGGATTATCAGTTATCACAATTTTCGCGAAACGCCCGAAGATCTCGCCGGTCTGCATGCTCGACTCGCGGCCCTCGATGCCGATGTGGTGAAGATTGCCACGATGGTCAATCATCCCCACGACAACCTTCGCCTTCTGCGGCTCTGCCGCGATAGTAAGATCCCCACCGTGGCCATCGGCATGGGCGAAATCGGCACGCCGTCGCGCGTGCTCGCCAAGCGCTTCGGCGCTCCGTTCACCTATGCGACGTTTCATGCCGAGCGGGCGCTCGCGCCGGGGCAACTCAGCTTTCAGCAGATGAAAGAGATCTATCGCTACGAGCAGATCAATGCCGACACCGAGTTCTACGGCGTCGTGGCCGACCCCGTCGCGCAGAGCCTCAGCCCGCTCATTCACAACGCCGGCTTTGCTCATTTGAAATTGAATAAGGTCTATCTACCGTTCCGCGTCTCGAGCGATCAACTGCCGTCGTTCCTCGCCGATTGTGCCGAGCTGGGCGTGAAAGGTCTGAGCGTCACCATTCCGCACAAAGAGGAAATTCTCAAGCACATCAAGCAAGCCGATGAAGCGACGCAACGAATCGGCGCCTGCAACACGGTAGTCTTCAAGCCCGAAGGCGCGACCGGCTTCAATACCGACTATCGCGCTGCCATGGCCTGCATCGATCAAGCCTTCGGTGGTGACGAAAACAACCCAGCCCTCAACGGCAAAACGATGCTGGTCCTCGGCGCCGGCGGCGTGTCGCGAGCACTGGTCTATGGCCTCAAACGCCGCGCCGCCGATGTGGTGATCGCTTCGCGCACCGATGAAAAGGCCGAGCAACTTGCTGCGGCCTTTCAAGCTCGCAGCGTACCATGGGAAAACCGACACACCATTCGGCCGCTACTGGTCGTCAACGGCACGCCGGTGGGCATGCATCCGGTCGTCGACGAAACGCCCTTCGATACGCGGCACGTGACGCACGAAATGACCGTCTTCGATACGGTCTACAATCCGGAGCAAACGCTCCTCATCAAACAGGCCCGCGAAATCGGCAGTCATACTATCACCGGCATCGACATGTTCGTCGGCCAGGCCGCGCTGCAGTTCAAGCTGTTCACCGGTCAGCCCGCGCCCCTGGAATTGATGCGGCAAGTAGTCCGCCGCGCGATTAGCGCCGCGAAGACATAG